In a genomic window of Nodosilinea sp. E11:
- a CDS encoding site-2 protease family protein: MNGNLRVGNLFGIPFYVNVSWFLVLLLVTWQYGSGLAAAFPQLGGSLPWVLGLASALMLFASVLAHELGHGFAALRQGIGVNSITLFLFGGLAALEKESATPKGAFWVAIAGPLVSFALFGLFFTAGQVLPLAGPIAGIVALLAYINLALGAFNLIPGLPLDGGNVLKALVWQITGQPYKGLVFASRVGQVIGWTAIALGAASIVGLSPVGSIWTLLIGLFMLQNANRTAQFGEVQGRLTGLTAADAVVQDSPVIRASLSLRDFADDALLAAPSAWRKFLVADDSGALVGTVLVDALKQVPRDQWANTSVSAVMTSAADIATVVADRPLLEVVQTLETQKLQALAVVRQDGSLAGLLEKTSIQALLQAA; this comes from the coding sequence ATGAACGGCAACTTACGAGTGGGGAACCTGTTTGGGATTCCCTTTTATGTGAATGTGTCTTGGTTTTTGGTGCTGCTGCTAGTTACCTGGCAGTATGGCAGTGGCTTGGCGGCGGCGTTTCCCCAGTTGGGTGGGTCGTTGCCCTGGGTGTTGGGGTTGGCTTCAGCGCTGATGCTGTTTGCCTCGGTGCTGGCCCACGAGTTGGGACACGGCTTTGCAGCCCTGCGCCAAGGCATTGGGGTCAATTCGATTACCCTGTTTCTGTTTGGTGGCTTGGCGGCTTTAGAAAAAGAGTCGGCAACGCCTAAGGGGGCGTTTTGGGTGGCGATCGCTGGTCCCCTGGTCAGCTTTGCGCTGTTTGGGCTGTTCTTCACCGCTGGGCAGGTGCTACCGCTGGCTGGCCCAATCGCCGGTATCGTGGCGCTGTTGGCCTACATCAATTTGGCCTTGGGTGCCTTTAACCTGATTCCGGGGTTGCCCCTAGACGGTGGCAACGTGCTGAAGGCGCTGGTGTGGCAAATTACTGGCCAGCCCTACAAAGGCCTGGTGTTTGCTAGCCGAGTGGGCCAGGTAATTGGCTGGACGGCGATCGCCCTCGGGGCCGCTTCCATTGTCGGTCTGAGCCCCGTTGGCAGCATTTGGACGCTGTTGATTGGTCTGTTCATGCTACAAAACGCCAACCGCACCGCTCAGTTTGGCGAAGTTCAGGGCCGTCTGACCGGTTTGACTGCCGCCGATGCCGTGGTGCAAGATAGCCCGGTGATTCGCGCCTCTTTGTCGCTGCGCGACTTTGCTGACGATGCCCTGCTGGCGGCCCCTTCGGCCTGGCGCAAGTTTTTGGTGGCCGATGACAGTGGTGCTCTGGTGGGCACCGTGTTGGTCGATGCACTCAAGCAGGTGCCCCGCGACCAGTGGGCTAACACCTCTGTGTCTGCCGTGATGACCTCTGCCGCTGACATTGCTACGGTGGTTGCCGATCGCCCTCTGCTAGAGGTGGTGCAAACCCTAGAAACTCAAAAACTCCAGGCGTTGGCGGTGGTGCGTCAAGATGGCTCACTGGCGGGTTTGTTAGAGAAAACATCGATTCAGGCGCTGCTGCAAGCGGCTTAA
- a CDS encoding ParA family protein — protein MIVTVASFKGGVGKTTTAIHVAAFLQGHAETLLIDADPNRSALAWASRGGLPFLVVDQWQAKDMPTPHGHVVIDTQARPIADDLALLVSACDLLVLPTTPDILALDALTLMVEHLAGLPIAPYRILLTMIPPHPSRAGAEVRAMLTSTGLPLFAGGIRRYAVFQKAALAGTAVYDVNDPKAELGWQDYGAIGREILAYGAQLSE, from the coding sequence ATGATTGTGACCGTAGCCAGCTTTAAAGGAGGCGTGGGCAAAACTACCACTGCCATTCACGTGGCTGCTTTTTTGCAGGGCCACGCCGAGACTCTGCTGATTGACGCTGACCCCAACCGCTCGGCTTTGGCCTGGGCTAGCCGGGGCGGGCTCCCTTTCTTAGTGGTTGACCAGTGGCAGGCTAAAGACATGCCCACCCCCCACGGCCACGTCGTGATCGATACCCAGGCTCGCCCGATCGCCGATGATCTGGCCTTGCTGGTGTCTGCCTGCGATCTGCTGGTGCTGCCCACCACCCCCGACATCCTTGCTCTCGATGCCCTAACGCTGATGGTAGAACACCTGGCCGGTCTGCCCATTGCCCCCTACCGCATACTGCTGACCATGATTCCGCCTCACCCCAGTCGGGCTGGGGCCGAGGTGCGGGCCATGCTGACTTCGACCGGGCTGCCGCTGTTTGCCGGTGGCATTCGCCGCTACGCTGTGTTTCAAAAAGCGGCTTTGGCCGGTACCGCTGTCTACGATGTCAACGATCCTAAAGCTGAGCTGGGTTGGCAAGACTATGGGGCAATCGGCAGGGAAATTTTGGCCTATGGGGCACAGCTCAGCGAGTGA
- a CDS encoding EamA family transporter, producing the protein MTIQEFGLLLVAVAASAFGQLFLKLGALQLGQVTSANALSLIVSMATTPTLIVGLLAYGLGAIVYILLLTRVNLSVAAPSASLIYVASVIIGVFVFKEDLSLARLVGMGLIMAGVVLVAAR; encoded by the coding sequence ATGACAATTCAAGAATTTGGCCTGCTGTTAGTGGCGGTGGCAGCCAGTGCCTTTGGTCAGCTATTTCTAAAACTAGGCGCTTTGCAGCTCGGTCAGGTGACCAGTGCCAATGCCCTGAGCCTAATTGTGAGCATGGCTACTACGCCAACGCTGATTGTCGGGCTCTTGGCCTATGGCCTGGGGGCAATTGTCTATATTCTGCTGCTGACGCGGGTGAATCTGAGCGTGGCTGCGCCCTCAGCGTCGTTGATATACGTGGCCTCGGTCATAATTGGGGTATTCGTTTTTAAAGAAGATCTGTCCCTCGCTCGCCTGGTGGGGATGGGGCTGATTATGGCTGGGGTGGTGCTAGTGGCGGCTCGGTAG
- a CDS encoding M48 family metallopeptidase: MTGKTLLIGLRADQFRHPLDLEATRALKQLPGLDMMVRMALAPLAERFFHLDHLASSVQVSDRQLPDLHQSLVEACRILDLEVPQLYVRQNPVPNAYTFAMRGEQPFIVIHTALIELLTPAETQAVIAHELGHLKCEHSVYLTLANLITMAASQLPLGEVLAQNLQNQLMEWVRCAEFTCDRAALLVAQDPRTVASLLMKLCGGSPSLVNQLNVDAFIEQARAYDHLSGDALGDALKQIRTQGLTHPVPVLRAREIDRWASTQDYYDLVKRPPVEYNGAASKGGWRNW, from the coding sequence ATGACTGGTAAAACTCTCCTGATCGGGCTGCGAGCCGACCAGTTTCGCCATCCCCTCGACCTAGAAGCGACCCGCGCCCTCAAGCAGCTACCGGGGCTAGATATGATGGTGCGCATGGCCCTTGCCCCCCTGGCAGAACGGTTCTTTCACCTCGACCATTTGGCCTCTAGTGTGCAGGTGAGCGATCGCCAGCTGCCCGATCTACACCAGTCGCTGGTCGAGGCCTGCCGCATTCTCGATCTTGAGGTGCCGCAGCTCTACGTGCGCCAAAACCCGGTGCCCAACGCCTACACCTTTGCCATGCGCGGCGAGCAGCCCTTCATCGTCATCCACACGGCGCTGATCGAACTGCTCACCCCCGCCGAAACCCAGGCAGTCATCGCCCACGAGCTGGGCCATCTCAAGTGTGAGCACAGCGTCTATCTCACCCTGGCCAACCTCATTACGATGGCGGCTAGCCAGTTGCCCCTAGGCGAAGTGCTGGCCCAAAATCTGCAAAACCAGCTAATGGAGTGGGTGCGCTGTGCCGAGTTTACCTGCGATCGCGCTGCTCTGCTGGTGGCCCAAGACCCCCGCACCGTGGCCTCACTGCTGATGAAACTCTGCGGCGGTTCTCCATCGTTGGTCAACCAACTCAATGTCGATGCCTTTATTGAGCAGGCCCGTGCCTACGATCATCTCAGCGGCGATGCCCTCGGCGATGCCCTCAAGCAAATTCGCACCCAGGGGCTGACTCACCCGGTCCCCGTACTGCGGGCTAGAGAAATCGATCGCTGGGCAAGCACTCAAGACTATTATGATCTAGTTAAACGGCCACCAGTTGAGTATAATGGAGCTGCATCCAAGGGCGGATGGCGGAATTGGTAG
- a CDS encoding pyridoxamine 5'-phosphate oxidase family protein — translation MANSGWSHAESPFHAGERAIQTRLGVRDRLERQGRQIIRDYLPDQHREFFAQLAYVLVGTVDRRGQPWASILVGKPGFIHTPDARTLHLAAQPLVGDPLAQTLAEGNDIGLLGIELHTRRRNRINGTLTAVSSEGMTVAVGQSFGNCPQYIQMRRFEPRSTGAAIATSVRSLTALTDVERAMIAAADTFFIATAYQAATIASGVDVSHRGGQPGFVRIDSSQTLMIPDFSGNLHFNTFGNLELNPRAGLIFIDFERGNLLYLTGTAKVIWQGDDVAAYPGAERLLRFYLSEGLLVTGSLPLGWSPPESPYWRDTGPW, via the coding sequence ATGGCAAATTCTGGTTGGTCTCACGCTGAATCGCCTTTTCATGCCGGAGAACGGGCGATTCAGACGCGGCTGGGGGTGCGCGATCGCCTTGAACGTCAGGGACGGCAGATTATTCGCGATTACCTGCCTGATCAGCACCGTGAGTTTTTTGCCCAGTTGGCCTACGTGTTGGTCGGCACAGTCGATCGGCGTGGCCAACCCTGGGCTTCTATCTTGGTCGGAAAACCGGGGTTTATTCATACTCCCGATGCGCGCACCCTGCATCTGGCGGCGCAGCCCCTGGTGGGTGACCCGTTGGCCCAGACCCTAGCCGAAGGGAACGACATTGGCCTGCTGGGCATTGAGCTGCACACCCGCCGCCGCAACCGCATCAATGGCACCCTGACAGCGGTGAGTTCTGAGGGGATGACCGTAGCGGTAGGGCAGAGCTTTGGCAACTGTCCTCAATATATTCAGATGCGGCGGTTTGAGCCGCGATCGACGGGTGCGGCGATCGCGACCTCTGTGCGATCGCTAACCGCTCTAACCGATGTAGAACGGGCGATGATCGCGGCGGCTGATACCTTTTTTATTGCCACTGCCTATCAGGCAGCAACGATCGCTAGCGGCGTCGATGTATCCCATCGGGGTGGGCAGCCAGGTTTTGTGCGTATTGATAGCTCCCAAACGCTGATGATCCCCGACTTTTCGGGCAATTTACACTTCAACACTTTTGGCAACTTAGAGCTTAACCCCCGTGCCGGGCTGATATTCATTGATTTTGAGCGGGGCAACCTGCTCTACCTCACCGGCACTGCCAAGGTGATTTGGCAGGGGGATGACGTTGCCGCTTACCCCGGTGCAGAGCGCCTGTTGCGCTTTTACTTATCTGAGGGATTGTTGGTCACTGGCAGCTTGCCCCTCGGCTGGTCACCCCCCGAGTCACCCTACTGGCGTGACACAGGACCCTGGTGA
- a CDS encoding glutathione S-transferase family protein: protein MIQLYGHELSGNSYKVRLFLELLGLDYEWVKVDLMQGAHKAPDFLALNPFGQVPLLVDGDIVLADAQAILVYLARQYGGDAWLPTEALPLAQVVRWLSTAAGEVRQGPEAARLYHLFKMGDINIERSHHKAAHILTSLDQHLSRQAWLEFDRPTIADVAVFPYVALARDGNLDLDAYPHLLAWIERIKQLPGFISMAGL, encoded by the coding sequence ATGATTCAGCTCTACGGTCACGAACTTTCGGGCAACAGCTACAAGGTGCGTCTTTTTCTAGAGCTGTTGGGCCTCGACTACGAATGGGTCAAGGTTGACCTGATGCAGGGGGCTCACAAAGCTCCCGATTTTCTCGCCCTCAACCCCTTTGGCCAGGTGCCCTTGCTGGTGGATGGCGACATTGTCTTGGCCGATGCCCAGGCTATTTTGGTTTACCTGGCGCGTCAGTATGGCGGTGATGCCTGGCTGCCCACCGAGGCTCTGCCGCTGGCGCAGGTGGTGCGCTGGCTCTCGACGGCCGCTGGCGAAGTGCGCCAGGGGCCTGAAGCAGCAAGGCTTTACCATCTGTTTAAGATGGGTGACATCAATATTGAGCGATCGCACCACAAGGCCGCTCACATTCTTACCAGTCTCGACCAACACCTGAGTCGCCAAGCGTGGCTAGAGTTTGACCGCCCCACCATCGCCGATGTGGCGGTGTTTCCCTACGTGGCTCTAGCCCGCGACGGCAACCTAGATCTCGATGCCTACCCCCATCTGCTGGCCTGGATTGAGCGGATTAAGCAGCTCCCGGGGTTTATCTCGATGGCAGGGCTGTAA
- a CDS encoding alpha/beta fold hydrolase, whose translation MSHDLSSQADLPLAPQDWSTWQAFKASQQEIVLPAGAVAHIPVTIRYVDVGMARCGTILLMHGIPTWGYLYHRVIPPLVAAGYRVLAPDLLGHGWSDRRDRFDRSFQTQAHMIVALLSALGLGRVEVVGHDTGGAVALILAIEHPQVVNRLVVTNSVCYDRFDDDMLDFGHPLRWQPRSVADLVQALEDSLAAGLSNPQRLTPEFRSGMIAPWASEEGKLSLLRNASALNANQTMALVDRHGAIAAPTLVLWGMDDPWQKAADGQQLAREIPGAQFQPIAGASHWIQQDAPDQFSTALLDFFAQT comes from the coding sequence ATGTCTCATGATTTATCCTCTCAAGCTGACTTGCCCTTAGCCCCTCAGGATTGGAGCACTTGGCAAGCGTTTAAGGCGAGCCAGCAGGAAATCGTATTGCCGGCTGGTGCCGTCGCCCATATTCCCGTCACCATTCGGTATGTGGATGTAGGCATGGCCCGATGCGGCACTATTTTGTTGATGCACGGTATTCCCACCTGGGGCTATCTCTACCACCGGGTCATACCGCCCCTGGTTGCGGCTGGCTATCGGGTGTTGGCCCCAGACTTGCTCGGCCACGGCTGGTCCGATCGCCGCGATCGCTTTGATCGATCGTTTCAGACCCAGGCGCACATGATTGTGGCCTTGCTGTCGGCCCTGGGCCTAGGGCGGGTCGAGGTGGTAGGCCACGACACGGGCGGGGCGGTGGCGCTGATTTTGGCGATTGAGCATCCCCAGGTGGTGAACCGTCTGGTTGTTACTAACTCAGTCTGCTACGACCGCTTTGATGACGACATGCTCGACTTTGGCCATCCGCTGCGGTGGCAGCCTCGCTCGGTGGCCGATCTGGTGCAAGCCCTAGAAGACAGCCTGGCGGCAGGGCTCTCTAACCCCCAGCGGCTCACCCCAGAGTTTCGCTCTGGCATGATCGCCCCCTGGGCCAGCGAGGAAGGCAAGTTAAGCCTGCTGCGCAATGCGTCGGCCCTCAACGCTAACCAGACTATGGCGTTGGTTGACCGCCATGGTGCGATCGCCGCCCCCACCCTAGTGCTGTGGGGCATGGATGACCCCTGGCAAAAAGCAGCGGATGGCCAACAGCTAGCCCGCGAAATTCCTGGTGCCCAATTTCAGCCAATAGCAGGTGCATCTCACTGGATACAGCAAGATGCCCCAGACCAGTTTTCAACGGCGCTACTCGATTTTTTTGCCCAGACTTAG
- a CDS encoding TetR/AcrR family transcriptional regulator, translating into MPKPTVAKQTYVPPLLDLFRQYGYDGVSLSKIARATGLGKASLYHHFPGGKDDMVETVLTTLDQWLQETSLDALEGEGDALARLTRMGDRISTAYSHGEKPCMLAALMLGSAKDVFQPQVKGMLERWMGAIAAVLTAGGMEGTMAQARSEEALVAIQGALVMARALDDAAVFERTMQRLPEQLCR; encoded by the coding sequence ATGCCTAAGCCAACTGTGGCTAAGCAAACCTACGTGCCGCCCCTGCTCGACTTGTTTCGGCAGTACGGCTACGACGGGGTAAGCCTATCAAAAATTGCCCGGGCAACGGGTTTGGGTAAGGCCAGTCTCTACCACCACTTCCCCGGCGGCAAAGACGACATGGTCGAAACGGTGCTCACCACGCTAGATCAATGGCTACAGGAAACATCACTGGATGCTTTAGAGGGCGAAGGAGATGCGCTGGCTCGGCTGACGCGCATGGGCGATCGCATCAGTACCGCCTATAGCCACGGCGAAAAACCCTGCATGCTAGCGGCGCTGATGCTGGGTTCGGCCAAAGACGTCTTTCAGCCCCAGGTGAAAGGGATGCTAGAGCGGTGGATGGGGGCGATCGCCGCCGTTCTCACTGCAGGAGGTATGGAGGGAACCATGGCCCAGGCGCGCAGTGAAGAAGCATTAGTGGCCATTCAGGGAGCGCTGGTTATGGCGCGGGCGTTAGACGATGCGGCGGTGTTTGAGCGCACCATGCAGCGCCTGCCCGAGCAGCTTTGTCGCTAA
- a CDS encoding OsmC family protein, with the protein MASVQVSSQGSRYGQAVTIRQFQLVADEPTHLGGDDQGPTPTELLLAGLGSCKAITIKMYAERKGWPVDRVQVTVASQTVEHRTAIVAHLTLEGNLADEQRQRLLDIGDRCPVHRLLSGTTDITTVLVPASSAYRVVSCSFHDELEALATRRRPCTIHYRTEAGAEVTVEGQIVDVFTRGRAEFLRLKDGTEIRLDCLISVDGQPMRYAKD; encoded by the coding sequence ATGGCCTCAGTTCAGGTTTCATCCCAAGGATCGCGCTACGGCCAAGCCGTGACTATCCGCCAGTTTCAGCTCGTTGCCGATGAGCCCACCCATCTGGGCGGCGACGACCAGGGGCCAACCCCCACCGAGCTGCTGTTGGCGGGGCTGGGCAGCTGTAAGGCGATCACTATCAAAATGTACGCCGAGCGCAAGGGCTGGCCGGTCGATCGCGTTCAGGTGACGGTGGCCTCGCAGACCGTTGAGCACCGAACGGCGATTGTGGCTCACCTTACCCTAGAGGGCAATCTGGCCGATGAGCAGCGCCAGCGGCTGCTCGACATTGGCGATCGCTGCCCGGTTCACCGCTTGCTCAGTGGCACGACCGACATTACAACGGTGTTAGTGCCAGCCAGCTCTGCCTACCGGGTGGTGAGCTGTAGCTTTCATGACGAGCTAGAGGCGTTGGCTACCCGTCGCCGCCCCTGCACCATCCACTACCGAACAGAAGCCGGGGCAGAGGTCACCGTTGAGGGCCAAATTGTTGATGTTTTCACGAGGGGCAGAGCCGAGTTTCTGCGGCTCAAAGATGGTACTGAGATCCGGCTCGATTGCTTAATTTCGGTAGACGGCCAGCCGATGCGGTACGCCAAAGACTAG